The genomic window GAAGATATTGTCGCAATATGGAGTTTGTTCCAATGAAACTTATTTGTAATATATGTGTTTACTTTTTGGAATATTTAGCATATCTTATTTTTGGGTGTATATACTTTAAGTAACAATTATTTTTATCTTATAGATGTATTTATGGATTTTTAGATATATTAAACGatgatatttcttaaaaaaatatggctAATAGAATTGTTTAATCTAATTAAAGATAAAATTCTATGTACTTGTCTCTTTTCATATGCTTTCTTATTTTCATTGAAAATGAATTCTACTTGAAATAAGAGCGCAGTTATATGCGTAGTGTATTTTTAATTAGTATGTATAGaatattttgaaatgtttaAGTGTCGTAGACTAACGTATACTTGTGTTAGGGCAATTCTTTAAAGTTTTGTTTTATTGCATGACTTCTCATATATAAGTTTTGTATTATTTGTGTTTCCTAATTAACCAAAGTTAGTACTCCACGTACAactgggtgtgtttagttttatgccaaaatttaaagtttgattgAATTTAGGATGAtttgatagaaaagttagaagtttgtgtgtagaaaagttcgacgtgatgtttttttttgggagggggggagggggcttCAAGGTTTGGAACTAAACCGGGGCACTGTCAATCTTTCCGTTGTCTGCCGCGTTCATCGGCATCAATGCTTGAGCTGACCAACCCAATGGCTGCTGGCTTGGGGAGACAAGAGGAATATGAAGATTCAGTTTGACATGTgggatattaattattttctaatatattttgctgacttagagcaagtttaatagtacagtccactactagctccaattcatctattgccgatctaatagccaattcatacaatagttacttactatacgattaatatatggtcccacctatcatacacacattgcatcttggagtccgtgctacagctagctataaatctgtagcccgctactcttctctctcaccatttatctcattaaaatatgtttatagttggctaatagtctactattgtaaCTGCTCTTAGATAGCCATGTCTGTGCTACATTGGCGAAACCACCATGCTTCAGACAAGGAGGGGGAGGTTAATTTGAacggttttaagagttgagaGGTGTATATTATACCCAGTTTTGAAGTTAAGGGTGTAATTTAGATAACCGCTACGCTATAGTtcgcgccggggggggggggggggtaaaatggacttatccctttaGGGATAAGTTAGTTATTTTAAACTGAAACTAGCATGGTgacccgcgcagattgcgcagctaacatcattatattttgtatcatataatagcatatatgttttctcaatgtatttttcaaagatattaaaataacaacataattttaaattttgaactaactttacgaaactattAATGTGTAACATTTATAtggtattttatatacgtgttagttattaattattttaaatattaaattttagttatttgtaaattatatttatatatggactctatactcacctttcaatatttcttttttttaatttcgaatttttgtTATCTGTAaactgtatttctatatagactttaggctcttcttccaatattatttatttttaattttgaatttttattatttctaattgtatttctatgtggactctaaacttatctttcaatattctttaatttttaatttcgaatttcagttacttctaaattgtattcttatattgactttagactcttcttcccatatttttttaatttagaattttagttattatttgtaaattatatttttatacggactctaaactctactttttaattttattatgttttttccgatttttagttagttttaaattcctatatggactctatactctacttctaatattccttatttttaattccgaatttctattatttcctaattgtatttctatatggactctatactctacttctaatattccttatttttaattccgaatttctattatttcctaattgtatttctatatggactcttgtTGAtaaaaaacacgaggcctgggaaatctgcttaactccagtgcaggtctaaaactcgccttcggatgtatgagcgtgccagttgatttgatcctgcaatcaacaagaaacacgGACAAAGAAACCGTAATTAAATCGATAAATCATAGCTGATCGGCtaaatgccgatgacatatcatttatctttgagccaatgtcatatgtaaatcgatcggcaattgttaagaaaacaaatcagaactaaatctacttgatcggctgtagatatcaatgatatataatccttatatcgatatatacttgaatcaagtgatcgggatagatcggtcaccttgccgagacagtataaatcacttagatcgaaatatatattaataatgagattatatatatattcatagcatagccgatcagatagatctagcgtgtatcggctaatactccgatactactttatattaagatattaaagcaaatagaatatactaaacagaaatctaatatacttaaatgcaacaaaatCTTAACATGAAGGGCAGATCTAACATGTTAATTGAGCATGTAGAACAAAAGCAATTAGATCaaataagatcggctgaaactctgatACTACACTAATTGGCAACcagtaggcaggctagagattgaaattctaagcacgacttaatagatcaaactcaactgatacagcattaaatacgaaaagaagaacaatatctagacgaTCAAGctgctggatgtttcatagagtggtggatatctcatataatctaagccaacgtcgttatttaacctaatcggccgCCTTCTGAtagcagatgttagccgattgtaggttaaatGACGATATTGTCAAGGAttatgcaagatatatgataactcgacggactacataaacaagattagagtatcataaagatgaaagcactaatctcgagaacacaagccgccataacaagttttacctcttgttgaagatcgaaaccgatgcagcttaACCCGAAAGCaataactcgtcgaaataaaactaaagcaaaaaaggggtggcgatgcgccgaaattgtattgaacgtgtgtcctttattacatagggctcggggtctatttatacccgagaaatacaagatatgtccatattggacacgactcttatctctaacaaactctaagataccacaagtctttgcagcagacttttgcccacatttatctctaaggaatatacataaaatatcctaattaatagatacaattgccttccctagactctatccatgcgtggcaatcatcttgaagcacatcaactcgaACCCAATATCGCACacgagtcgtattgtcggaatcagctgtatcacttaaccagTCCAACTCAGACTTAGCCGATCCcagtcgtagccgatccggactccagccgattcttactctgtttccggaaAAACCCTtatcttcgattccgcttcgatttcatcttcatctccgatgctgatattaccaaatttggtcgttaacaactctatactctacttctaatattccttatttttaatttcgaatttctattatttcctaattgtatttctatgtggactctatagtactttacttctaatatttttttatttttaaattccgaatttcagttatctATAGATTGTacttttatatggactctagtctcatctttcaatattccttattttttaattccgaatttcaactatttctaaattgtatttctatatggactatgtttttctttttctacgattaatatgagaatttctaggtcgtgagagcgaacgtggaggctcctttttctatttctttactAAGTTAATAGATTCCTTGGGATGATTAATGCTTACAGTAAACTTTTGCGCTCTTCGACGTGTTCTTGCTCTCATTGACGGGCCATGAAACAATGTTATTCCAGGGTATAGCTTCAGCCCAGCACCCGGCCCACGTAAGACAACCTGCGTGTGGCATCACACTGACTGTGTCGACGGTATCGTTTGTGCAACTTTGTGCTAAACTAGTTGGCGCAACGGTTGGACTCAACTTGGTCCGGATCGGATCGGAGTATCGGACAGAATCGTCGACGTGCTCCGGTGCTGTGTGCTCCGCTGGCCATCGCAGATTCACCGCCCGGCCGGCCATACGCGTCAGCAGCTATACAAGGGTGCAGCGTTCAGTCACAGCAAACCTGTAAGCCAGCGCCAGCTGCATGTTCTCGCCTGCGCTTAATTAGCTTACTTCCACCGCTAATAGGAAAGAAAAGTGTCGGAAATTAATGCTTAAGGAGCCTGCTTTGGAGTAGTATGACCAGCATATTTTCCACCCGTAATAAACTTACATTTGTGATCGTGGGTTACCAAAGTTACCGGTGAAATGAGAACCCTTTGTACACGTACGTGTTGTTTGGGAGAACATCAATAAGCTCGGAGTTctaagttctttttttaataatagaatataatatcccggcctttactcaaaagagctacaaccaattattatataGTAACATTAAAGAACAAAGTATAAATCTAAATGAATAGAACACACCGTAGAGAAAAGCAAAGAATCCAGTCTAACGTAAGGAGATGacaattattgaagtctatttgtaaatctccaaccataattagaaaaaagttgcataaccgtagTCTCCAATTTTCGACATGCAATTTTCAGAAACTCTTCATCTTCTAGttgtgcccaaaaccggagccaatgaGTTGCCCTGAAAATGACCAGCTTATAGAAAAATGATGGTGATTTATTAAAAACCATATCGTTCCTACAGAGCCATATTGCCCAAAAAAATGGCAGAAGCTCCAACAAGTATTAGTTTACTCATTTTCTTATCAACTCACAAAAACCACCcattaaaaatatgagataaGCTAACTGGAAAATTAAAACCAAAAGagaactgaactgctctccataGGAATTTCGCAAAATGACAATTCATAAAGAGATATTGAATAGACTCATTCTTCACACAAAAAGAACACCTCAAGCTGTCATTCCAGTTACGccttgccaaattatccttagttaacacaacccttttaagcaagtaccacatgaaaatttttatCGTAAGTGGCAatttaagcttccaaatacatttatttctctcaatatagccattattaattaaaggtAGGTATATAGACCTCACCGAGAACAAGCCATTCTGATggaaattccatctaaaactATCAGACGAATCATTCAACTGGATATGTACTATAGAGGCACACAACTCATGCCAAACaaacaagattctgaccaactaaagctctcctgaaagaaacattaagcggaACATATCCCATAATAGTGGCAATAGAAGATGTTTTCCTTCGAACAATTGCGTACAAAGACGAATATTTATCCTTAAAAGCCAAGTTACCTACgcatttatcttcccaaaatctaattTGTTCCCCATTATGGACAGTCCAAGAACCGATATTTAAGAAAGTACTTTTGACATTCAAAATTAGGGGGGTGACGGCGTGAGGcgacctcctcggcggcgcgctctccctcctccctctcctcgagTGGTTCCGCCTTGCTGTGGGGCCGCGTGGTTTCGTCGTCGTTCGCGACCACGCCTTTTCCAGGCACGTGCTATGCGAGAAAGGGGCTCGTCGCCGAGGTATCCAAGTTCCTCTTCGGCCGCTTCGCCGCCGACCATGCTGCtatcgccatcgccattgcaGGAGTCAAAGTCGAAGTCGCCACCGCGGCCTGCTTCCCCCGCCTGCCACCGTTCCCCTCATCCAACCACTGCCGCGAGCCGCTGCTACCCTCGCCCGCGCGCCCTCCCGCCGTCGCCCGTGggctgtcgccgctgccgctcggccACCGACAACGTCTCGATGCCGGGCGCCGGGtggtgcgggtggtggtggtgcgagaGGAACGACGAGCGACGTGACACGGACTCCAGCCCGCTGCTTCAGCTCCAGTCCAATGCCGTCGTCGCTCCAGCTAGCTCccactgccgtcgccgccgctcgctccccACGGACGGCCgtaggggagagggagaaataaagagagaagggaggggaggaagaagaaagggagaagatggcatgtggggcccacatgtcagtgggccccataattgtgtgtgtgaatgacaaacgggtcccacatataactttttaattgaaatgccacctaagcgccacatAAGCACACAGACTAGGTCGATAccgccacgtcagtgaaaccgccctctaaaaccgccgagggagtcaaattacaccggtttcaatagtttgggggTTAAGATATCCGGTtctgtggtttagggtcacggattagatttcgattaCTTTTGACGGTCACCAAGTGAACTTTTTCCGCCAATGTGACGCCAGCACGAGAATCAAGGATGGGAGGAGGCCACTGAAGTAGATCGAGCTAGAGAGTAGGGCCTGCAGAGTGGGCTGAATCCAAGAGAAAACGTATGGTGTTCAAGGATTCTAAAGTGAGGATAATTAAGATTGTCTCACAAGTCCTACTAAGCAGGTTATCTGCAACTTGCTcttctttaaaaataaaaagggtggaCAGATGCCCTTGCTTAAACACCTTTTTCCATTAGAAATTATTAACAGGGAATCGATTGCACAATTGTCTGCAAATTGTTTTGAAGATAAAAACGGTGGACAGATGCCCTTTCTTTTCTGAACATTTCATGTACTCTCCTCCACTGAGAACACAGGAACATTCTTTCCCATGATAATACAGAAGTACAGTTATGGGATTCCCTTAGAAATGAATACGTATAATGATTAGAAACATGGGATGGACATACCAAAATGATGATTTTCgttgttttattttggttgATTCTGGATTAAATTTTTGGATGAGtaaagagaagggaggagggatGGAGGAGGATGATATACGTGCCTTTTGGCGAATCAGCTCAAGGCGGGGCAACACTATTGAAAAGACAGAGAACGGTGGCAGCACGGATGCAGGCGACGGATGGCGCgaaggagaagggagaggggagagaggcgaGGGGAGTCGGGGGACGACGTGATGGAGAGACTGACCAGGCGGGCAGAAGagaacggcggtggcggcaatggGAATGGATCGGTGGCGGTGCGACGGATGTTCCGGCGGTGGCGCAGAGGAGATCGGTGAAGCGGCTGTCGCTGGCGATGTGGGCGAGCAAGAgtgagcggtggcggcgggtggcgaTTAGGGTCAAGGGGTGGGAGCGGGAGGCGGGGCGCAGGTTGGGGTGCGATTGACTGTGCGAGGATGGAGAGGTGTAGGTCAGAGGTGTAGTGTATGGAGTCCATCAGAATCGTTCAATCGGATATAGAAGATGAATATGGATTGTTGGATTTGATGAATCAGGATCGTTCAATCGGATATACAAAGATGAATACAGATTGTTGTATTTGATGAATTAGGATCGTTCAAGAATAATAAGAAGATCGTACTCTGTAACAATAATAAATCCATTACAAATGAAGCCGTTGGCAAGTGTAGATTATTTATAGTGATGGTAGCGGCATAGCCGCACATGTTTAAATCGATGGATACATGTACAACCACAGCCAATAATGACACACTCTTATAACCAGCTACCATATGATTATAAATACAATGTATCGACAGCTTTTATAATCTCAAAGAAATAGATACCGATGCGGGTGTGTCTCCATGCAGTATCGTCATCTTATTATCTGAAATTCTTAATTCGTTTTGTGGTGTGAAGAGTCACCCAACTTTGATGACGACATCGTCGTAGCTTCTCTGCAGCTCTCCGACCAGCTTCTGCAGCGCTACGCGCGACGTGCCGCCGTCGCTCaccgccgacatcgccgcccgCCGGGCCCACGCGGCCCGCGCCCGCATCCTCtgcgccgcctctccgccggcGTCCATCAGCATCCTgatcttctcctccacctccgctcTCCCAacgacggccgcgccgccgccggagtccaCCCTGACCCCGGTGCCGACGATGTCCACGATGTGCCTCGCGTTCAGATGCTGCTCGGCGATCATCGGCCACGCCAGCACGGGCTTCCCGGCGGCGAGGCTCTCCAGCgccgagttccacccgcagtggcTCACGAACCCGCCCACTGACTCGTGGGCCAGGACGCCGCGCTGCGGGACCCACCCCCTGACGATGCGCCCCTGGTCGGGCCCCAcgtccaccggcggcgaccacgtGTTCGACCGCACCGCCCACAGGAAGGGGTGGCCGGATTGCACCAGCCCGCGCGCCAGCTCGTCGAgctgctcgtcggcgacgtGCGCCTGCGTGCCGAACGACACGTACACCACCGACCCCGGCCGCGCTGCCCTCTCGTCGAGCCACGCGAGGCAGCCCTCGGGGTCGTCGTTCTCCTCGTCCCGCTCCGgcgtctcgccggcggcggggagaagcGGCCCCACCAGCCAGGCGCGGGCTCCCTGCTCGTAGAACGCCTCTACTGGAGCCACGTAGTCACCGTCAAGCGCGGCGAAGCTGTTGACGAGGATGCCCCAGCTGCGGACGTCTGACTGGAAGACGTTGTCAATCAAGAACCGGGTCACCGGGTCGTCCATGTCGGTGAACTTTGCAACGGAATATGGGATGTCCTCCGCCGTGATCATAACATTTTCCGGCATGCCGGACACGTGAAAAGGGgatccaccgccggcgccgtgctcgACGCCGGCCGGCGGGCTCACGGGGAGCAACTTGCAGATGGCCATGGAGAAGCAGGACATGCCGTGGAACACGACGCGGCGGACGCCGGCGTCGGCCGCGACGCCGTGCGTGAACCCGAGGAAGAAGTCGGAGACGACCAcgagcggcggggaggaggacaGCGACGCCATGAACTCCGCGAAGGGCTCGCGCAGCAGCGCCGTGGCACGCAGGAACGCCGGGTAGAGGGACATGGAAGGGAGCGCGTCCGTCGACTCGACGCcggccggcagcagcggcggctgcaGCGACGGGAACGGGAGCACGACGAGGTGCACCGAccccggcaggcggcggcgggcgaaggCGAGGTTCGCCGGGGTGGTGACCAGGGTGACGCGGAGGCTTCTGTGGTGGACCGAGAGCTCCGTGGCGAAGTGGAGCAGAGGGAGCGTGTGGCCTTTCGCCATGAACGGGAAGATGATGACGTGGTCGCGGCCAGCGTAAGGTAGCTCAccgttgccggcgccgccgttcgCGGCGTGGTTGGCTGAGGCGGCCATGGCAGGGCTTTGTTGTGGCTGGGTGCGCGCTTCAGAGTTGAAGCTGTCCTTCaccgatgtttttttttttttgagaactacCGATGTTTTTATTATATAGTAAAACTTACGAAGTAGGTTCGTATTCCCATGATCTTCAACAACTTGTTTCAAAACAAACTTTTATTCTTTAAAAAAGGTATTCCTTTGTCTGAAATTAAATATCTGTACGCTAAGGAGTAAAGATTATCATATTCAGGCCCACTCCGGTGCTTTATACTCTGAGTAGAAAGCAATCTGGGCCATTGATCGTATTTTATTGTAGGGCTGAGATCTAGTTCTACTCTCACCAGTATTAGTGGAAGTAGAAATATGAAAGGTTGTTTTCGTCAAGAGAAAATAATCGCGTAGGGGTATTATCGTATTTTTTCAGTCTCTTACTCACCCTATCCCTATCCGATTCCTCTCGCTTCGTCGCAATTTCACCGCTGCCCGTCGCCATTCCCCTCCATCCCTGCCTCCGTCGCATGTCCTGGCGCCTGCTCCCCCTccagcgccgtcgccctcgccctTCCTCACCGCCCTCGCCCTTCATCGCCGCCTTCTACCCCGCCAGCGCCCCTCCGTTGACGTCCGCCTCCCCGCCTCCCCTGCTATCAGCGGCTTCCCTCTATCGAAGCCCATTACTCATTGCCCTCGCTGCCTTCTCCTCCGGCGGTGTCTCCGCGCCGGCTTGTGAGcccccaccgtcgccgtcctcctcccccgccccctTCTCCAGCgagtcgcgtcgcgtcgccgcccctccacctGCCTCAGCCGGCTCTCGATGAGGCCTCTTCACCGCGTCGCTtccccccgccaccgccgccacgttcTCCTCCCCATGGACCGCCGCCCCCTTCACtccaccgctgtcgccatcgACCTAGCCGCCGTCACGGCTCTCCCCTCCCCATCATTCCCCCGGCCCCTTCTCCGTGGACATCGACCTAGCCGCCGTCGCGGCTCTTCCCTCCACATCATTCCCCGCCTCCTTCTCCACCGTGCCGGTACCGCTGGCGTCCCCCCGCAATCGCCGTCCCCTTCTCCAGCGAGTCACCTCACGTCGTTCTCCTCCGCGCCACCAGCAATCCCGTGTCGATCTCCTCCGAGTCTCCCTCTGGCAACCTCCTCCTTGGATGGTGGTAAGTAAACGTGTCAAAATTTCTTACTGTTATGATTTTGCAGATTAAGGTTGTTTGTTCTTCAATCCATTGTATTGTTCTTTGATTATTTGATTGAATGGTTGGGAGCAGGGTCAGTTTGCAAGATGTTGGCATGCGCGAAGGGTATCCGCATGCCGGCGAAGGGGTTATCGGAGTTGAGGTGCGACGTTGAAGTAGATGCACATCGGTGACATCGACAACTTACTGCCCTGAGTGACCCCGAAGCGTAAGGTTTCATATACCGCTCCTTCTCAACAAGTATTCAACTatgaaatatgaatattatCTCAAAAAGGCATCAATGTTTGGGATCCGTCAAATACCCAAGTAGTATGTAAATGATTTAATAAGGGGAAGAGAGCATAGTAAGGTAATTGTTGTAAATGTTCGAAAGATAATCCAGTTATGTCGTGGTTGGTTGCAGTGGACGATCTTTAATGTTGTTCAGTTCGGAGTTGATCAAAATTCCGGCTAAGTCCTGTCGAAATGTTTTCACTTCCTTCTGCATAATGTAAAGGGAGTGCACTTTAAATGGTTTTTCATATTGGGAAGCACTGGTGCAAAATATGAATAGAGGTTGTTGTAGTTGCCTGTAGTTGAATTTCTGGGAGATAAGATCCGCTCCAATGCTCCATGAACTTAAGGGTGTACAGGCCACATGAGACGCTACAAGAATTTTGTCGTTAGGCTAACACGTTTCCGTAATTGAATAATGTGAATATCATGTGGAAGAGTTTATGTCACCCACCCGTCTCCTTTCTTTGGCAATTTTTGGACTTTGTTGTACTCCCATTCGGTAATATTGAAATCAGGCCAATCGTGTTTTAACTGTGGGTGCTGTTTCTCTGTCCCGTGTAATCCCCTCTCGATAGCTAGCAGCTAGGAAGTTTTGTGCAATGTTGGTACGGTTAAAACATAGCAAAACCGATTTGAATTATACAAGTGGAAGTGTATCGCTTACCACACGCCTTAGATCGGGTCGATCTTTACTGATTGGCTTTGCGAGCGAATCTAGTATTTGCACCTCACGTCGCTTGGCGTTAATAACGGCTAGGTACCGGTGTGTATCTTTAATATTAATTGGGAGGAAAATCTGCAGATGTTCAACAGTAAGATAGAGTCATAAATTGAATTAGCCATTACATAGATAGCTTAAGTAAGTATTACCATGTCAAATGCTAGATAGTGGCGTGCCATATCTCTAATCCATCGTTTATCTCGAGGTTTGCTTGCTTCGACATGCGCTCCCTCTACATTTAGTAGACCTGTTTTAATGGCCATCTCTAGGAAGGCCTTGCCATCTCCCCTGATTCCTTTCTCTTTATAGCGGAGGCATTGGATGTATGCATCCATGACCTGAATTTGAGGTTAGTACTTACTTAAGCTATCTATAAAAGAATAGTAGGCTTGTTAAATAGGCGAACTTACATCATCATTCAAGAATTCTGGTTGTGTTAGTACTTTCATTCTTATCCATTTAACCTCCACTTGTTCAATATGCACCATCACTTTGTTATCCTCCGTGTTATTAATGTAGGTAATGAAAGGGTCTTCTTTTTTAGTCAACTCTACGAAGGTAGGACAAATTAGTAATAGATCTATAGAAATGTTAAATGGTTAGGCATTaccttttgaattttttaacGGTGTCTGGccattcgttttttttcttcttttgaccTCTTAAGGCGTTCTTTGGTGGGCCTTTGTCTATGATTTGTTGGGTAAGATCTTCCTTCTCGATGTACACTAGAAAAGGGTAAGTCAAATCAGTAACACACAAACATAGAATATAAGTAAAAAATTATGGATGATGTAGAGAGTTCATACATTCAGATATTTCATACGGTGTTTGGTTGTtttgtttcctcttcttttcACCCCGTAATTCGTCTGTGTCTGGCATGTTAGCTTCTTTATCCGTTTACGCTTGAAAAGGAGGAAAGTTAGTACCATTTACATGAGCATATGTAACTATTAAATAGCATAGTACCTATTGTTTTCCTTGTCTGTGCTTGGGTTCTGATTATGTCCTTCTTTTTACCCCTAGTTTCGTAGATGAAGTCAGTCCGATTAGTCGGTTTGTATGTTCTTCCTGTAGGACCTGTAAGCCTCTTCCTGCT from Oryza glaberrima chromosome 6, OglaRS2, whole genome shotgun sequence includes these protein-coding regions:
- the LOC127777756 gene encoding UDP-glycosyltransferase 73B5-like, with the protein product MAASANHAANGGAGNGELPYAGRDHVIIFPFMAKGHTLPLLHFATELSVHHRSLRVTLVTTPANLAFARRRLPGSVHLVVLPFPSLQPPLLPAGVESTDALPSMSLYPAFLRATALLREPFAEFMASLSSSPPLVVVSDFFLGFTHGVAADAGVRRVVFHGMSCFSMAICKLLPVSPPAGVEHGAGGGSPFHVSGMPENVMITAEDIPYSVAKFTDMDDPVTRFLIDNVFQSDVRSWGILVNSFAALDGDYVAPVEAFYEQGARAWLVGPLLPAAGETPERDEENDDPEGCLAWLDERAARPGSVVYVSFGTQAHVADEQLDELARGLVQSGHPFLWAVRSNTWSPPVDVGPDQGRIVRGWVPQRGVLAHESVGGFVSHCGWNSALESLAAGKPVLAWPMIAEQHLNARHIVDIVGTGVRVDSGGGAAVVGRAEVEEKIRMLMDAGGEAAQRMRARAAWARRAAMSAVSDGGTSRVALQKLVGELQRSYDDVVIKVG